The following are encoded together in the Nocardioides okcheonensis genome:
- a CDS encoding DUF2530 domain-containing protein — MDLGDEQPTTHEIGNRTYIVAQVEPLDVDGVRTTEVGTALWLLAFVALLPFWGTLEENGRTWWLWTCLAGFGLGLCGLEYCRRRRKERAAQRSDA, encoded by the coding sequence GTGGACCTGGGCGACGAGCAGCCGACGACGCACGAGATCGGCAACCGCACCTACATCGTGGCCCAGGTCGAGCCCCTCGACGTCGACGGCGTCCGCACCACCGAGGTCGGCACCGCCCTCTGGCTGCTCGCGTTCGTCGCCCTGCTGCCCTTCTGGGGCACCCTCGAGGAGAACGGCCGCACGTGGTGGCTGTGGACCTGCCTGGCCGGCTTCGGGCTCGGGCTCTGCGGCCTGGAGTACTGCCGGCGCCGGCGCAAGGAGCGCGCCGCGCAGCGGTCGGACGCATGA
- a CDS encoding NCS2 family permease yields MTDQTQTAPQPAKATGLDGFFQITARGSTIGREVRGGVVTFLTMAYIIVLNPLILGFVPDSTGAFLGGGTGDGSNLPVIAAGTALVAGVLTILMGTVANFPLALATGLGLNAFVANAIATRSTWADAMGLIVLEGIIILVLVLTGFRTAVFHAVPQQLKIAISVGIGLFIALIGFVDAGFVTRIPDVAQTTVPVQLGNGGTLSGWPVLVFAVGVVLIIALWVRQVRGAILISIVATAVLAFVLQAVLDLSSVGEAGPGNWSLNVPELNGVVDVPSFGTLGEFSLFGAFSSVGVLAALLLAFTLLLADFFDTMGTMTAIGAEAGLNDEEGIPPHAQRILVVDSIAAMAGGAAGVSSNTSYIESASGVGEGARTGLASVVTGLLFLLSTFFAPIVEAIPSEAAVPALVLVGFLMMQQVKGIEWDDLEIAVPAFLTIVLMPFTYSISVGIGAGFLAYVLIKVVVGKVREVHPLMWIVAGLFVVYFAISPITSWLT; encoded by the coding sequence GTGACCGACCAGACGCAGACCGCTCCGCAGCCCGCGAAGGCCACCGGCCTCGACGGCTTCTTCCAGATCACCGCACGCGGCTCGACGATCGGTCGCGAGGTGCGCGGCGGCGTCGTCACGTTCCTGACGATGGCCTACATCATCGTGCTCAACCCCCTGATCCTCGGCTTCGTGCCCGACTCCACCGGTGCCTTCCTCGGCGGCGGCACCGGCGACGGGTCGAACCTGCCGGTGATCGCGGCCGGCACCGCGTTGGTCGCCGGGGTGCTCACGATCCTCATGGGCACGGTCGCGAACTTCCCGCTCGCGCTGGCCACCGGCCTCGGCCTCAACGCCTTCGTCGCCAACGCCATCGCGACCCGCTCCACGTGGGCCGACGCGATGGGCCTGATCGTCCTCGAGGGCATCATCATCCTGGTCCTGGTGCTGACCGGCTTCCGCACGGCCGTGTTCCACGCGGTGCCCCAGCAGCTCAAGATCGCGATCTCGGTCGGCATCGGCCTGTTCATCGCCCTGATCGGCTTCGTCGACGCCGGGTTCGTCACCCGGATCCCGGACGTGGCCCAGACGACCGTGCCGGTCCAGCTCGGCAACGGCGGCACGCTGAGCGGCTGGCCGGTGCTCGTGTTCGCCGTCGGCGTGGTGCTGATCATCGCGCTGTGGGTGCGCCAGGTGCGCGGCGCGATCCTGATCTCCATCGTCGCCACCGCGGTGCTGGCCTTCGTCCTGCAGGCGGTGCTCGACCTCAGCTCCGTCGGCGAGGCCGGCCCGGGCAACTGGTCACTCAACGTCCCCGAGCTCAACGGCGTCGTCGACGTCCCGAGCTTCGGCACCCTCGGGGAGTTCTCCCTGTTCGGCGCCTTCTCCTCCGTCGGCGTGCTCGCCGCGCTGCTGCTCGCCTTCACCCTGCTGCTCGCCGACTTCTTCGACACGATGGGCACGATGACCGCGATCGGCGCCGAGGCCGGCCTCAACGACGAGGAGGGCATCCCGCCGCACGCGCAGCGGATCCTGGTCGTCGACTCGATCGCGGCGATGGCGGGCGGCGCGGCCGGCGTCTCGTCCAACACGTCCTACATCGAGTCCGCCTCGGGCGTCGGCGAGGGTGCCCGCACGGGTCTCGCCTCGGTCGTGACCGGCCTGCTCTTCCTGCTCAGCACCTTCTTCGCCCCGATCGTCGAGGCGATCCCGTCCGAGGCCGCCGTCCCTGCGCTCGTCCTCGTCGGCTTCCTGATGATGCAGCAGGTCAAGGGCATCGAGTGGGACGACCTCGAGATCGCCGTCCCGGCGTTCCTGACCATCGTGCTGATGCCGTTCACCTACTCCATCAGCGTCGGCATCGGCGCCGGCTTCCTGGCCTACGTCCTGATCAAGGTCGTGGTCGGCAAGGTCCGCGAGGTGCACCCCCTGATGTGGATCGTCGCCGGCCTCTTCGTCGTCTACTTCGCGATCTCGCCGATCACGTCCTGGCTCACCTGA
- a CDS encoding MarR family winged helix-turn-helix transcriptional regulator, producing MPTADLRTHAGLASELRAGVMRLRRRLASERHPDNDLSIGQMVVLGLLVRLGDQTVGELARAERVQPPSMTRTVNCLEADGYVERRPHETDGRQVVVSITDSGRAAVLADRQRRDAWLSQQLAGLTAAERATLREAAPLLVRLALTD from the coding sequence ATGCCGACCGCAGACCTCCGCACCCACGCCGGGCTCGCCTCCGAGCTCCGGGCCGGCGTCATGCGCCTGCGCCGACGCCTGGCCAGCGAGCGCCACCCCGACAACGACCTGAGCATCGGCCAGATGGTGGTGCTGGGGCTGCTGGTGCGGCTCGGCGACCAGACCGTCGGCGAGCTCGCGCGCGCCGAGCGCGTGCAGCCGCCGTCGATGACCCGCACGGTCAACTGCCTGGAGGCCGACGGCTACGTCGAGCGCCGCCCGCACGAGACCGACGGCCGCCAGGTCGTCGTCTCGATCACCGACTCCGGCCGCGCCGCGGTGCTGGCCGACCGGCAGCGCCGCGACGCCTGGCTCTCCCAGCAGCTCGCCGGGCTCACCGCCGCCGAGCGCGCCACCCTCCGCGAGGCCGCGCCCCTCCTGGTGCGCCTCGCCCTGACCGACTGA
- a CDS encoding MFS transporter: MSNTGTWMQRVAQDWLVLELAVGSGATALGITTGLQFLPFLLLTPFAGLVADRMPKQRLLQLTNLGMALPAAVLGVLAVTGTAEVWHVWVLATLLGAASAFDGPARQSFVSELVEPADLTNAVGLNSASFNAARLVGPGLAGLLIAAFGGGAVATGWVILLNAVSYAAPIWSLRHLDASRIDAAPANRGPGAIREGVAYVRARPDLLLVLGMVFFAGTFGLNFQITSALMATEVFGKGPEEFGLLGTFLAVGSLTGSLLAARRARVRHRLVVGSALAFGTSVVLAGLMPTYLAFALLAPVTGLTALTFITSANTYMQLHVDAGVRGRVMALYLMIFMGGTPVGAPIIGWIGQEYGARWTLLGGGLITIAGVGLSALLYLRLEKARRERVEGPSEPALEAAPAAF, translated from the coding sequence GTGTCGAACACCGGCACCTGGATGCAGCGCGTCGCCCAGGACTGGCTGGTCCTCGAGCTCGCCGTCGGCTCCGGCGCCACCGCGCTCGGCATCACCACCGGCCTGCAGTTCCTCCCGTTCCTGCTGCTGACCCCCTTCGCCGGGCTGGTCGCCGACCGGATGCCCAAGCAGCGGCTGCTCCAGCTGACCAACCTCGGCATGGCCCTGCCGGCTGCCGTGCTCGGCGTGCTCGCCGTCACCGGCACCGCCGAGGTCTGGCACGTCTGGGTCCTCGCCACGCTGCTCGGCGCCGCGTCCGCCTTCGACGGCCCCGCGCGCCAGTCGTTCGTCTCCGAGCTCGTCGAGCCGGCCGACCTCACCAACGCCGTCGGCCTCAACTCCGCCAGCTTCAATGCTGCGCGCCTCGTCGGCCCGGGCCTCGCCGGTCTGCTGATCGCTGCGTTCGGCGGGGGAGCGGTGGCGACCGGCTGGGTGATCCTGCTCAACGCGGTGTCGTACGCCGCCCCGATCTGGTCGCTGCGCCACCTCGACGCCTCCCGGATCGACGCGGCGCCGGCCAACCGCGGGCCCGGCGCGATCCGCGAGGGCGTCGCCTACGTCCGCGCCCGTCCCGACCTGCTGCTGGTGCTCGGCATGGTGTTCTTCGCCGGCACCTTCGGCCTCAACTTCCAGATCACCTCGGCCCTGATGGCCACCGAGGTGTTCGGCAAGGGCCCCGAGGAGTTCGGCCTGCTCGGCACCTTCCTCGCCGTCGGCTCGCTGACCGGCTCCCTGCTCGCCGCGCGCCGTGCGCGGGTGCGCCACCGCCTCGTCGTGGGATCGGCCCTCGCCTTCGGCACCAGCGTGGTGCTGGCCGGCCTGATGCCGACCTACCTCGCCTTCGCGCTCCTGGCCCCGGTCACCGGGCTCACCGCGCTCACCTTCATCACCAGCGCCAACACCTACATGCAGCTGCACGTCGACGCCGGCGTCCGCGGCCGGGTGATGGCGCTCTACCTGATGATCTTCATGGGTGGCACGCCCGTCGGCGCACCGATCATCGGGTGGATCGGCCAGGAGTACGGCGCCCGCTGGACGCTGCTCGGCGGCGGGCTCATCACCATCGCCGGCGTAGGCTTGTCGGCGCTGCTCTACCTCAGGCTCGAGAAGGCCCGTCGCGAGCGGGTCGAGGGGCCGTCCGAACCGGCCCTGGAGGCCGCTCCTGCGGCATTTTGA
- the rpsL gene encoding 30S ribosomal protein S12 → MPTINQLVRKGRQDKVSKNKTPALKGSPQRRGVCTRVYTTTPKKPNSALRKVARVRLSSGVEVTAYIPGVGHNLQEHSIVLVRGGRVKDLPGVRYKIIRGSLDTQGVKNRKQARSRYGAKKEK, encoded by the coding sequence GTGCCCACCATCAACCAGCTGGTCCGCAAGGGCCGCCAGGACAAGGTGTCGAAGAACAAGACGCCTGCCCTGAAGGGATCCCCGCAGCGCCGTGGCGTCTGCACCCGCGTCTACACGACCACCCCGAAGAAGCCGAACTCCGCCCTCCGCAAGGTCGCCCGCGTGCGCCTGAGCAGCGGCGTCGAGGTCACCGCCTACATCCCGGGTGTCGGTCACAACCTGCAGGAGCACTCGATCGTGCTCGTGCGCGGCGGCCGTGTGAAGGACCTTCCCGGTGTCCGCTACAAGATCATCCGCGGCTCGCTCGACACCCAGGGTGTCAAGAACCGCAAGCAGGCCCGCAGCCGCTACGGCGCGAAGAAGGAGAAGTAA
- the rpsG gene encoding 30S ribosomal protein S7, translated as MPRKGPAPKRPLVVDPVYGSQLVTQLVSKVLQDGKKAVAQRIVYTALEGCREKTGTDPVVTLKRAMDNVKPAIEVKSRRVGGATYQVPVEVKANRSTTLALRWLVGYAQDRREKTMAERLMNEILDASNGLGAAVKKREDTHKMAESNKAFAHYRW; from the coding sequence ATGCCTCGCAAGGGTCCCGCTCCCAAGCGTCCCCTCGTCGTCGACCCGGTCTACGGCTCGCAGCTGGTCACCCAGCTCGTCAGCAAGGTCCTCCAGGACGGCAAGAAGGCCGTGGCGCAGCGCATCGTCTACACCGCCCTCGAGGGCTGCCGCGAGAAGACCGGCACCGACCCGGTCGTCACGCTCAAGCGCGCGATGGACAACGTGAAGCCGGCCATCGAGGTCAAGTCCCGCCGCGTCGGCGGCGCGACCTACCAGGTCCCGGTCGAGGTCAAGGCCAACCGCTCCACCACGCTGGCCCTGCGCTGGCTCGTGGGCTACGCCCAGGACCGCCGCGAGAAGACCATGGCCGAGCGCCTGATGAACGAGATCCTCGACGCCAGCAACGGCCTCGGTGCCGCTGTGAAGAAGCGCGAGGACACCCACAAGATGGCCGAGTCCAACAAGGCCTTCGCCCACTACCGCTGGTGA